The following coding sequences are from one Candidatus Binataceae bacterium window:
- a CDS encoding MFS transporter: MDEDYRPPAGRGLGLRPHWLNRNLACLFAGRALRSASQAYLVIIVPLYLAALGYNAEHLGAMFAVVGGASALLSALTGFLSDRFGRKTLVILLSLMTAAGGVIFALSANFIVLTAAAAAGTIGRGGGAGSAGAFGPYYPAEQALIAEQAEDYLRTTVFGALSFLAVLGGAVGSLIAWAPRLMHTILGLPVIDGYRALFVFTGLIGLAMAAVVMPVRETHRPAAARIRGASRSASARARNPGPHTNGEARTIQDVAGADGGRLILGLSPRSWRLVARFMVTAATNGLAVGMLGPLLVYWFHRRYGVDAADIGKLYFMLNLLAAAPYLLAGRMAALFGSVRAVVVCRGIASLLLGVLVLMPSFWLAGLLYGARMIFNTLSIPVRQSFLMGVIPPAERSSAAGMASFPAQLGASISPYVAGYLMEQAALELPLVLAALLQGLNAALYYVFFREVRPPEELGDEERPF; this comes from the coding sequence GTGGACGAAGACTATCGGCCTCCGGCGGGTCGGGGGTTGGGTCTGCGCCCGCACTGGCTTAATCGCAACCTCGCCTGCCTGTTCGCCGGGCGCGCGTTGCGCAGTGCCTCGCAAGCCTACCTGGTCATTATCGTCCCGCTCTATCTGGCTGCGTTGGGCTACAACGCGGAGCACCTGGGCGCGATGTTCGCCGTCGTTGGCGGCGCGAGCGCGCTGCTCTCCGCGCTGACCGGGTTCTTGTCGGACCGCTTCGGCCGCAAGACGCTGGTAATTCTGCTCTCGCTGATGACCGCGGCGGGTGGCGTAATCTTCGCCCTCTCAGCCAACTTCATCGTCCTGACGGCGGCGGCAGCGGCGGGCACGATCGGCCGCGGCGGGGGCGCGGGCAGCGCCGGCGCCTTCGGTCCCTATTATCCGGCCGAACAGGCGCTTATCGCGGAGCAGGCTGAGGACTACCTGCGCACCACCGTCTTCGGCGCGTTGTCGTTCCTGGCTGTGCTCGGCGGCGCGGTGGGCTCGCTGATCGCATGGGCGCCGCGCCTGATGCACACCATCCTTGGCCTGCCCGTGATCGACGGCTACCGTGCACTGTTCGTGTTCACCGGACTTATCGGGCTGGCGATGGCGGCGGTGGTGATGCCCGTGCGCGAGACGCATCGCCCCGCCGCGGCGCGGATCCGCGGCGCTAGCCGAAGCGCTTCCGCAAGGGCGCGTAACCCGGGTCCGCACACCAACGGTGAGGCGCGAACCATCCAAGATGTGGCCGGCGCGGATGGCGGGCGCCTGATCCTCGGACTGTCGCCACGCTCCTGGCGGCTGGTCGCGCGCTTCATGGTGACGGCGGCGACCAACGGGCTGGCGGTGGGGATGCTCGGCCCGCTGCTGGTCTATTGGTTCCACCGGCGCTACGGAGTGGACGCTGCGGATATCGGCAAGCTGTACTTCATGCTCAACCTGCTGGCGGCGGCGCCCTACCTGCTCGCGGGTCGGATGGCGGCGCTGTTCGGCTCGGTCAGGGCGGTGGTGGTATGCCGGGGGATCGCGTCGCTCCTGCTCGGCGTGCTGGTGCTGATGCCGAGCTTCTGGCTGGCGGGGCTGCTGTACGGGGCGCGCATGATCTTCAACACACTGTCGATCCCGGTGCGCCAGTCATTCCTGATGGGCGTGATACCGCCCGCAGAGCGTTCGAGCGCCGCGGGAATGGCGAGTTTTCCAGCTCAGCTAGGGGCGTCGATAAGCCCGTATGTCGCGGGCTACCTGATGGAACAGGCGGCGCTCGAATTGCCGCTCGTGCTGGCTGCGCTGCTCCAGGGGCTCAACGCGGCGCTCTACTATGTGTTTTTCCGCGAGGTGCGGCCGCCGGAGGAACTCGGCGACGAAGAGCGGCCTTTCTAG
- a CDS encoding ATP-dependent RecD-like DNA helicase yields the protein MAESDHQDELIEGTLEQVLFVNEQSGYAVAVLERSDDELRRRVNVVGNLAGLDVGTGLRLRGRFERHPKYGEQFRVEDYDTIRPASVAALERYLAAEIKGVGPALARRIAERFGDTLPAVLDDAPERLREVRGLGAVVAERIAAAWRDSSGLRELVVFLRGNGIPAAHARRIHKLYGRDSLEIVRRDPYVLARTVAGIGFRTADAVAEKLGIPKNSIQRARAAIVFLLERMADEGHVFAPFGYLEHQFRDGLEMDPALAADALADLVSDGEVACEEVGGEGERAVYLRRLYDAEVNVARLLRRLTQGRAMGRQVVERALEAGVRGGGIELSAEQRAALRTALMSKVTVITGGPGTGKTTILRSLLAALAHAGVKPTLAAPTGRAARRLAEACGREAKTIHRLLEYSPETGGFIRGEAFPLRTSYVVIDEASMMDLELASSLLAALPAGSSLLLVGDRDQLPSVGPGSVLKDIIASGLVPVVELRQIYRQARQSLIVANAHRLNRGEMPETANDAAGDFFFFERSAPEDIVATIKQLVQHRLLGERFALRDPREIQVLTPMNRGPLGAHALNLELQALLNPAGRELRAGERALRVGDRVIQLRNDYDKLVFNGEIGRIVSIDPERGSAGVAFEDSRAEYNLAELDELGLAYAISVHKSQGSQYPAVVIPLHPSHYLMLRRNLLYTAITRAERVCVLVGTRNALMQAVRNADERRRFSRLAERLRID from the coding sequence GTGGCTGAAAGCGATCATCAAGACGAGCTTATTGAGGGCACCCTTGAGCAGGTGCTCTTCGTCAACGAGCAGAGCGGCTACGCGGTGGCCGTGCTCGAGCGCAGCGACGACGAGCTGCGCCGGCGCGTCAACGTGGTTGGCAACCTGGCTGGGCTCGACGTGGGCACCGGATTGCGCCTGCGCGGCCGCTTCGAACGCCATCCGAAGTATGGCGAGCAATTCCGGGTCGAAGACTACGATACGATTCGCCCGGCCTCGGTCGCTGCGCTTGAGCGCTACCTCGCCGCTGAGATAAAGGGCGTCGGGCCCGCGCTCGCGCGCCGCATCGCCGAGCGCTTCGGCGACACGCTCCCGGCCGTGCTCGACGACGCCCCCGAGCGCCTGCGCGAGGTGCGCGGGTTGGGCGCGGTGGTGGCGGAGCGAATTGCGGCGGCGTGGCGCGACTCCTCGGGGCTGCGCGAGTTGGTTGTCTTCCTGCGCGGCAATGGCATCCCGGCCGCCCACGCGCGCCGCATCCACAAGCTCTACGGCCGCGACTCGCTTGAAATCGTGCGGCGCGACCCCTATGTGCTGGCGCGCACCGTGGCCGGGATCGGTTTTCGCACCGCTGACGCCGTGGCCGAAAAGCTCGGCATCCCGAAGAATTCGATCCAACGCGCGCGCGCGGCGATCGTCTTTTTGCTCGAGCGGATGGCCGACGAGGGGCACGTCTTTGCCCCCTTCGGCTACCTCGAACATCAGTTCCGCGACGGCCTCGAGATGGACCCGGCGCTCGCCGCCGACGCGCTTGCCGACCTTGTCTCCGATGGCGAAGTCGCCTGCGAGGAAGTAGGCGGCGAAGGCGAGCGCGCGGTTTACCTGCGCCGTTTGTACGACGCCGAGGTCAACGTTGCACGCCTGCTGCGCCGGCTGACCCAGGGGCGCGCGATGGGCCGCCAGGTGGTCGAACGCGCGCTGGAGGCCGGCGTGCGCGGCGGCGGAATCGAGCTCTCGGCCGAGCAGCGCGCGGCGCTGCGCACGGCACTGATGAGCAAGGTTACGGTGATAACCGGCGGCCCGGGCACCGGCAAGACGACCATTCTGCGCTCGCTGCTCGCGGCACTGGCACACGCCGGGGTCAAACCCACGCTGGCTGCGCCGACCGGGCGCGCAGCGCGCCGTTTGGCCGAGGCCTGCGGCCGTGAAGCCAAGACCATCCATCGCCTGCTCGAGTATTCGCCCGAGACCGGCGGCTTCATCCGCGGAGAAGCCTTTCCGCTGCGCACCAGCTACGTGGTGATCGACGAGGCCTCGATGATGGACCTCGAGCTCGCGTCAAGCCTGCTCGCGGCGCTGCCCGCCGGAAGCTCGCTGCTGCTGGTCGGCGACCGCGACCAGTTGCCGTCGGTCGGCCCGGGCAGCGTGCTCAAGGACATAATCGCCTCGGGGCTCGTGCCGGTGGTCGAGCTGCGCCAGATCTACCGTCAGGCGCGTCAGAGCCTCATCGTGGCCAATGCCCATCGCCTCAACCGCGGCGAGATGCCCGAGACCGCCAACGACGCGGCGGGCGATTTTTTCTTCTTCGAGCGCAGCGCGCCCGAGGATATCGTCGCCACGATCAAGCAGCTCGTACAGCATCGCCTGCTCGGCGAGCGCTTCGCGCTGCGCGACCCGCGCGAAATCCAGGTGCTGACCCCGATGAATCGCGGGCCGCTCGGCGCCCACGCGCTCAACCTGGAACTCCAGGCGCTGCTCAACCCGGCAGGGCGCGAACTGCGCGCAGGCGAGCGCGCGCTGCGCGTCGGCGACCGCGTGATCCAGCTGCGCAACGACTACGACAAGCTCGTCTTCAACGGCGAGATCGGACGCATCGTGTCGATCGATCCCGAGCGCGGCAGCGCCGGCGTCGCCTTCGAGGACAGCCGCGCCGAGTACAACCTCGCCGAACTCGACGAACTCGGCCTTGCCTATGCTATTTCGGTGCACAAGAGCCAGGGCAGCCAGTACCCCGCCGTCGTCATCCCGCTCCATCCGAGCCACTACCTGATGCTGCGGCGCAACCTGCTGTACACGGCGATCACGCGCGCCGAGCGCGTCTGCGTACTGGTCGGTACGCGCAACGCCCTGATGCAGGCGGTGCGCAATGCGGACGAGCGCCGCCGCTTCAGCCGCCTCGCCGAGCGCCTGCGTATCGATTAG
- a CDS encoding glutathione binding-like protein, which produces MAPSLYKIVWQMRKPEPERDRAKIAEGEQEMLKHFVWLDRELGGRQYFAGGMLSLADISFVPHLHAYERAGYAIGAEFPNLRAWWERMKARPSFTASWPLD; this is translated from the coding sequence ATGGCACCGTCGCTGTACAAGATCGTCTGGCAGATGCGCAAACCCGAGCCCGAGCGCGACCGCGCGAAGATCGCTGAGGGCGAGCAGGAGATGCTCAAGCATTTTGTCTGGCTCGACCGCGAGCTTGGTGGGCGGCAGTACTTCGCCGGGGGAATGCTCAGCCTCGCCGACATCTCGTTCGTGCCGCACTTGCACGCCTACGAACGGGCCGGCTACGCCATTGGCGCCGAGTTTCCGAACCTGCGCGCGTGGTGGGAGCGGATGAAGGCGCGGCCGAGCTTCACGGCGAGCTGGCCGCTGGATTAG
- a CDS encoding VOC family protein — MAKGPIGTLDHIALAVRSIAEARKFYEGALGATCMYEHSNEEAGFRYAEFDLGGTVIELLEPLRADSFLHRFLEQRGEGFHHMTFKVPDARERIAELKAAGVRIVDEKTHSPVSYEAFISPRSSHGVLIQLGSGFPTLSLDPEWEKVVPSLHLDRYGRK, encoded by the coding sequence ATGGCCAAGGGACCGATCGGAACGCTCGACCACATCGCATTGGCGGTCAGAAGCATCGCCGAGGCACGCAAGTTTTACGAAGGCGCGCTCGGCGCAACCTGCATGTACGAACATTCCAACGAGGAGGCCGGCTTCAGGTACGCCGAGTTCGACCTCGGCGGAACGGTGATCGAGCTGCTCGAACCGCTGCGCGCAGACTCCTTTCTGCACCGCTTCCTCGAGCAGCGCGGCGAAGGCTTCCATCACATGACCTTCAAGGTACCCGACGCGCGCGAGCGCATCGCAGAGCTCAAGGCCGCAGGCGTGCGGATTGTTGACGAGAAGACGCACTCGCCCGTCTCCTATGAGGCGTTCATCTCGCCGCGCTCATCGCACGGCGTGCTGATCCAGCTCGGCTCTGGCTTCCCTACCCTGTCGCTCGACCCGGAATGGGAAAAGGTGGTGCCGTCACTGCATCTGGACAGATACGGCCGCAAGTGA
- a CDS encoding SDR family NAD(P)-dependent oxidoreductase, with amino-acid sequence MDLELGGKVAIVTGASKGIGRATALALSGEGAAVVVCARGAAALKQTAAKARRRAGARVVAVPADLTRAAAINEVVAASSTAPTSPSTAAPRAA; translated from the coding sequence ATGGATCTCGAACTGGGCGGCAAGGTCGCGATCGTAACCGGCGCCAGCAAGGGAATCGGCCGCGCCACGGCGCTTGCGCTGAGCGGCGAAGGCGCGGCGGTCGTGGTCTGCGCGCGCGGCGCGGCGGCGCTAAAACAGACCGCGGCCAAGGCGCGCCGGCGCGCAGGCGCCAGGGTGGTCGCCGTGCCGGCCGATCTGACGCGGGCCGCGGCGATCAACGAGGTGGTCGCGGCTTCATCCACGGCGCCAACGTCACCATCGACGGCGGCACCACGCGCGGCCTGA
- a CDS encoding EthD domain-containing protein codes for MVKVSVMLKRKPGMSEQEFHHYWKNVHGPLVLGVTELMRHFRKYVQCHSVAGALGDTPGAGSGFDGIAELWADNLDEVRRAFAEPRYLEVVRADEHKFLDLPNCQFMVTEEVPMMAR; via the coding sequence ATGGTCAAGGTGTCGGTGATGCTCAAGCGCAAGCCGGGGATGAGCGAGCAGGAGTTCCATCACTACTGGAAGAACGTGCACGGGCCGCTGGTTCTGGGCGTGACTGAACTGATGCGCCACTTCCGCAAGTACGTCCAGTGTCATAGCGTGGCCGGCGCGCTCGGCGACACGCCCGGCGCAGGCTCGGGCTTCGATGGCATCGCCGAGCTATGGGCCGACAACCTCGACGAGGTCCGCCGTGCCTTTGCCGAGCCGCGTTACCTCGAAGTGGTGCGCGCCGACGAGCACAAGTTCCTCGACCTTCCCAATTGCCAGTTCATGGTGACCGAAGAGGTGCCGATGATGGCGCGGTAG
- the argS gene encoding arginine--tRNA ligase has protein sequence MKDLIVSILSAAIARARDAGKLASAPPPAPAVEAPRDPSHGDIASNVALVMARGERKPPRAIAEIIREHLELPPEVAEARVAGAGFINFRMAPAFWHGELRRAAAEGRRFWRPQIGAGRKVQVEFLSANPTGPLTVGHGRNAVLGDTIARMHEATGFAVTREYYFNNGGRQMRLLGESVRARYLQALGRDAPMPEDGYQGEYIREIAAALVARHGAALADSEQLEVFRAAAEEAIFADIRRTCARLGIGFDVFTNELDLIRGGQVEAVIEGLRARGLIAEYDGAVWLRGEPLGLPKDRVLIRSGPEREPTYRTPDIAYHIEKLKRGFDLVIDVFGADHIAEHEGVLAAVRALGYDVSPVRAIIYQFVTLTRGGEKVKMSTRKATYVTLDELIDEVGADVVRFFFLFRKSDSHLDFDLDLAKRQAPENPVFYVQYAHARLASVFREAEKAGLTLPADVARIALDLFSEEELGLARKLAGLPDVVREAVENLEPHRVPFYLLELAGDFHRYYNKPTNRIIGNQRELSVARLFLARLLKEGIANGLELLGVSAPDRM, from the coding sequence ATGAAAGACCTGATCGTATCCATCCTGAGCGCTGCGATCGCGCGCGCGCGCGATGCGGGCAAGCTTGCGAGCGCGCCACCGCCGGCACCGGCGGTCGAAGCGCCGCGCGATCCGTCCCACGGCGACATCGCAAGCAACGTCGCGCTGGTGATGGCGCGGGGCGAGCGCAAGCCGCCGCGCGCGATCGCTGAAATAATCCGCGAGCATCTCGAACTGCCGCCCGAGGTCGCGGAAGCGAGGGTCGCCGGCGCCGGGTTCATCAACTTCCGGATGGCGCCCGCGTTCTGGCACGGCGAACTGCGCCGCGCCGCCGCCGAGGGCCGGCGCTTCTGGCGTCCGCAGATCGGCGCCGGACGCAAGGTCCAGGTCGAGTTTCTCTCCGCCAATCCGACCGGGCCGCTCACCGTCGGCCACGGGCGCAACGCCGTGCTCGGCGACACGATCGCGCGGATGCACGAGGCGACGGGCTTCGCGGTCACCCGCGAATACTACTTCAACAACGGCGGGCGTCAGATGCGGCTGTTGGGCGAGTCGGTGCGCGCGCGCTATCTCCAAGCGCTCGGGCGGGACGCACCGATGCCCGAGGACGGCTACCAGGGCGAGTATATCCGCGAGATTGCCGCCGCGCTGGTCGCGCGCCACGGCGCGGCGCTCGCCGATTCCGAACAGCTCGAGGTTTTCCGCGCGGCCGCCGAGGAAGCGATCTTCGCCGACATCCGCCGCACCTGCGCGCGCCTCGGGATCGGCTTCGACGTCTTTACCAACGAGCTCGACCTCATCCGTGGCGGCCAGGTGGAGGCGGTGATCGAGGGGCTGCGCGCGCGCGGGCTGATTGCCGAGTACGACGGCGCCGTGTGGCTGCGCGGCGAGCCGCTGGGGCTGCCCAAGGATCGCGTGCTGATCCGCTCGGGGCCGGAGCGCGAGCCGACCTACCGCACGCCCGACATCGCCTATCATATCGAGAAGCTCAAGCGCGGCTTCGACCTGGTGATCGACGTCTTCGGCGCCGACCATATCGCCGAACACGAAGGCGTGCTCGCGGCGGTGCGCGCGCTGGGCTATGACGTTTCGCCGGTGCGCGCGATCATCTACCAGTTCGTGACGCTCACGCGCGGCGGCGAGAAGGTCAAGATGTCCACGCGCAAGGCGACTTATGTCACGCTCGATGAGCTCATCGACGAGGTCGGCGCTGACGTGGTGCGCTTCTTCTTCCTCTTTCGCAAAAGCGACAGCCATCTCGACTTCGACCTCGACCTCGCCAAGCGCCAAGCGCCGGAGAACCCGGTGTTCTACGTGCAATACGCCCACGCCCGGCTGGCCAGCGTGTTTCGCGAGGCCGAAAAGGCCGGCCTCACGCTCCCCGCAGACGTCGCGCGGATCGCTCTCGACCTGTTTTCCGAGGAGGAGCTCGGGCTGGCGCGCAAGCTAGCCGGCCTGCCCGACGTGGTGCGCGAGGCGGTCGAGAACCTCGAACCGCATCGCGTGCCCTTCTATCTGCTCGAACTGGCAGGCGATTTCCACCGCTACTACAACAAGCCGACGAATCGTATAATCGGAAACCAGCGCGAGCTGAGCGTCGCGCGGCTGTTCCTCGCGCGCCTGCTCAAGGAGGGAATTGCAAACGGGCTCGAGCTGCTCGGCGTGAGCGCTCCCGACCGGATGTGA
- a CDS encoding SPOR domain-containing protein translates to MRFEIGPGGGFVILLGLLGLSAAVFFLGMISGREMAQSALNQDQLATTYPLPPAAPEAAPAPANQTAAVAPAAAVPAAAQPTQAQAAGAVAPSATAPAARAAVASAAPPPAAMPKPQAEKPAAAEHPAPPRPALASAPPPRPAAPAQAETAAAAVSAAAERAGARAREERAGASAAESHPRGYNIVIDAAMDRSGADKMASRLLALGYTPHIIPTLINGGTWYKVEVGPYPSQEDARAAQSQLRAAYTARYVKRASAAGAAASGAANAGALDAGVGADSGADDSSD, encoded by the coding sequence ATGCGCTTTGAAATTGGTCCGGGTGGCGGATTCGTAATCCTGCTGGGGCTGTTGGGACTGTCCGCAGCGGTTTTCTTCCTGGGGATGATCTCGGGGCGCGAGATGGCGCAGAGCGCGCTCAACCAGGACCAGCTCGCCACCACCTATCCGTTGCCGCCGGCTGCGCCCGAGGCCGCCCCAGCGCCGGCGAATCAGACCGCGGCGGTGGCGCCCGCCGCGGCTGTACCGGCGGCTGCGCAACCGACGCAAGCGCAGGCCGCTGGCGCTGTCGCGCCCTCTGCAACTGCGCCGGCCGCGCGCGCCGCGGTAGCGTCGGCCGCGCCGCCGCCCGCCGCAATGCCGAAGCCGCAGGCCGAAAAGCCCGCGGCCGCCGAGCATCCGGCGCCGCCGCGTCCCGCGCTCGCCTCCGCGCCGCCGCCTCGTCCGGCAGCGCCGGCGCAGGCTGAGACCGCGGCGGCCGCCGTTTCGGCCGCAGCCGAACGCGCGGGCGCGCGCGCTCGCGAGGAGCGCGCCGGCGCGTCAGCCGCCGAGTCGCATCCGCGTGGCTACAACATCGTGATCGATGCGGCGATGGATCGCTCGGGCGCGGACAAGATGGCGTCGCGGCTGCTCGCGCTCGGCTATACGCCGCACATCATTCCCACCCTGATCAACGGTGGGACGTGGTACAAAGTCGAAGTCGGCCCCTATCCGAGCCAGGAAGACGCACGCGCCGCGCAATCGCAATTGCGTGCTGCCTACACCGCTCGCTACGTCAAGCGCGCGAGCGCGGCCGGAGCGGCCGCGAGCGGCGCGGCGAATGCGGGCGCTCTGGATGCGGGCGTCGGCGCCGATTCCGGCGCCGACGATTCCTCGGATTGA